In one Prosthecochloris aestuarii DSM 271 genomic region, the following are encoded:
- a CDS encoding universal stress protein: MIQLSKILCPTDYSKTSDKAVRYAIELGRKTGAHVRFLHIMQPENIAEKTAYSYGVAPRQGKDDVVTEEFRQLLMQEKKEGLSAEVLIIRGNPYDVIVDQVSIWGADMLIMGSHGRTGLNRLLMGSVAEAVFHAVDIPVLLVKQGSKEKAFKEG, from the coding sequence ATGATACAGTTATCAAAAATCCTTTGTCCGACCGATTATTCAAAGACTTCGGATAAAGCGGTTCGCTACGCGATCGAGCTCGGTCGCAAAACAGGTGCCCATGTGCGTTTTCTGCATATTATGCAGCCGGAAAATATTGCTGAGAAGACAGCATACAGCTATGGAGTCGCTCCGCGTCAGGGAAAAGACGATGTCGTCACCGAGGAGTTCCGTCAGCTTCTGATGCAGGAAAAGAAGGAAGGGCTTTCAGCCGAAGTGCTTATTATCAGGGGAAATCCCTATGACGTGATTGTCGATCAGGTGTCTATATGGGGAGCCGATATGCTGATTATGGGTTCTCACGGCAGAACCGGACTGAACCGACTTCTTATGGGAAGCGTCGCTGAAGCTGTTTTTCATGCTGTCGATATTCCAGTTCTGCTCGTCAAGCAGGGCTCAAAGGAGAAGGCCTTCAAAGAGGGATAG
- a CDS encoding glycosyltransferase family 4 protein: MNPLRIAQIAPLIESVPPAMYGGTERVVYHLTEELVERGHDVTLFASGDSLTSATLCSPVMKSLRLTGQQSAGTLSSLYTLAMVYEVMAGKFDIIHSHVEFLTFPYAAKSLTPTVLTFHGRLDFPETLRLLRMYRNLHFVSISDSQRASARDLNWQQTVYHGYPEDAFGFSDKPSDYFLYLGRLSPEKAPHEAIIIAKECGVRLKIAAKVDPVDQAYFAQQVAPLLDHPLIEYLGEVDESGKIHLLRHARALLNTINWPEPFGLVMIESLACGTPVIVRRCGSAPEIIEHGKTGFICQSRDDFVRAVRGVGTLKRDLCRKAFEGRFTRRHMADGYEQIYNRLLNPDGVQSGSFDEGSSLCRP; this comes from the coding sequence ATGAACCCGTTACGAATAGCCCAGATAGCTCCACTGATTGAAAGTGTTCCTCCTGCAATGTACGGCGGGACGGAAAGGGTTGTCTATCATCTTACTGAAGAGCTTGTCGAGAGAGGCCATGATGTCACGCTCTTTGCTTCCGGCGATTCCCTGACTTCGGCAACGTTGTGTTCGCCGGTTATGAAAAGTCTTCGTCTTACCGGGCAGCAGTCAGCCGGGACCTTAAGTTCTCTTTATACTCTGGCAATGGTTTATGAGGTTATGGCGGGAAAGTTTGACATTATTCATTCGCATGTCGAGTTTTTGACTTTTCCTTATGCCGCCAAATCCCTTACCCCTACGGTTCTTACGTTCCACGGACGTCTTGATTTTCCCGAAACCCTGCGGCTGTTGCGGATGTATCGTAATCTGCACTTTGTTTCCATCAGTGACTCTCAGCGGGCTTCCGCCCGGGATCTCAACTGGCAGCAGACCGTCTATCACGGCTATCCTGAGGACGCTTTCGGCTTTAGTGACAAGCCGTCTGATTATTTTCTCTATCTCGGTCGTCTTTCGCCGGAGAAAGCGCCTCATGAAGCAATCATAATCGCAAAAGAGTGTGGGGTGCGATTGAAAATAGCCGCTAAAGTCGATCCTGTCGATCAGGCTTATTTTGCTCAACAGGTAGCTCCTTTGCTGGATCATCCTCTGATCGAATACCTTGGAGAGGTCGACGAAAGTGGAAAGATTCATTTGTTGCGTCATGCCCGTGCATTACTCAACACCATTAACTGGCCGGAGCCATTCGGTCTGGTTATGATCGAGTCTCTGGCATGCGGAACACCGGTTATTGTCCGCCGCTGCGGTTCGGCGCCTGAAATTATCGAGCATGGGAAGACCGGTTTTATCTGTCAGTCCCGCGACGATTTTGTCCGGGCGGTTCGTGGTGTCGGCACTCTTAAGCGTGATCTTTGCAGGAAGGCATTTGAAGGTCGCTTTACGCGTCGCCATATGGCTGACGGTTATGAACAAATATACAATCGCCTTCTGAATCCGGATGGTGTTCAATCGGGTTCTTTCGATGAGGGTTCTTCACTTTGCCGGCCTTGA
- a CDS encoding sodium ion-translocating decarboxylase subunit beta, producing the protein MWTEGLGRVLMISVGALLIFLGIAKGFEPLLLIPIGMGAVLSNIPLAYINDEGGILRYVYEVGIETGVFPLIIFMGVGAMTDFGPMIANPKTAFLGGAAQFGIFTTLIGALLLSQYVPGIEFSMKDAASIGIIGGADGPTSIFLASRLSPQLLGSIAVAAYSYMALVPIIQPPIMKLLTSENERKIKMTQLRYVSKREKILFPVIVIILCALLLPSAAPLIGFLMFGNLMKECGVVDRLSDTTQNALINIVTIFLGLGVGSKLSAEKFLNLETLGILILGLIAFSFGTAAGVLMAKLMNIFLKQKINPLIGSAGVSAVPMAARVSNKVGLDSDPHNFLLMHAMGPNVSGVIGSAVAAGILLSVFL; encoded by the coding sequence ATGTGGACAGAAGGGCTTGGTCGCGTGTTGATGATCTCGGTCGGAGCTCTGCTGATCTTCCTTGGTATCGCTAAAGGGTTCGAACCGCTGCTGCTTATTCCTATCGGTATGGGCGCGGTTCTCTCAAATATTCCTCTTGCCTATATCAACGATGAGGGTGGCATTCTTCGTTATGTCTATGAGGTCGGTATCGAGACCGGTGTTTTTCCATTGATTATTTTTATGGGTGTAGGGGCTATGACTGATTTTGGTCCCATGATTGCAAACCCGAAAACCGCATTTCTCGGCGGTGCAGCTCAGTTCGGTATATTTACGACACTGATCGGGGCGCTGCTGCTTTCCCAGTATGTACCGGGGATAGAGTTCTCAATGAAAGATGCCGCGTCGATCGGTATTATCGGCGGTGCAGACGGGCCGACTTCAATTTTTCTCGCCTCTCGTCTCAGCCCCCAGCTGCTTGGCAGTATAGCGGTTGCGGCATACTCCTATATGGCGTTAGTGCCGATCATCCAGCCTCCCATCATGAAGCTGTTGACCTCGGAAAATGAGCGAAAGATCAAGATGACACAGTTGCGCTATGTGTCAAAACGCGAAAAGATTCTTTTCCCTGTTATCGTCATCATTCTTTGTGCGCTTCTGTTGCCTTCAGCGGCGCCACTGATCGGCTTTCTCATGTTCGGCAATCTGATGAAGGAGTGTGGAGTGGTTGATCGTTTGAGTGACACGACCCAGAATGCTCTGATCAACATCGTGACGATTTTTCTCGGTCTTGGAGTCGGCAGCAAGCTTTCTGCTGAGAAATTTCTCAATCTCGAAACGCTTGGTATCCTCATTCTCGGTTTGATAGCCTTTTCATTCGGTACTGCCGCAGGCGTGTTAATGGCCAAGCTCATGAACATTTTCCTGAAGCAGAAAATCAATCCTCTGATTGGTTCTGCAGGTGTTTCTGCGGTCCCGATGGCTGCGAGGGTATCTAACAAGGTCGGTCTGGATTCCGATCCGCATAACTTTCTTCTCATGCATGCTATGGGGCCAAACGTTTCCGGTGTGATCGGTTCAGCTGTGGCCGCCGGTATTCTTCTCTCCGTTTTTCTGTAG
- a CDS encoding biotin/lipoyl-containing protein — protein sequence MKKIKFMDVSFRDGFQSCYGARVKTDDFLPVLEAAVNAGTDNFEIGGGARFQSLYFYCQEDAFDMMDRAREVVGPDINLQTLARGANVVGLVSQSRDIIDLHARMFKKHGITTIRNFDALMDVRNIAYSGQCIHNAGLKHQVVIALMGLPPGLKETYCHTPQFYLDKLKAILDAGIPYDSVAFKDASGTTTPAVVYESIKGARKMLPEGTVIEFHTHDTAGMGVACNFAAIEAGADIIDLAMAPVSGGTAEVDILTMWHRLRGTDYTLDIDHEKIIEVEAMFIDHMDKYYMPPEAKEVNPVIPFSPMPGGALTANTQMMRDNNSLHLFPEVIRNMRDVVAKGGYGSSVTPVSQFYFQQAFANTVQGPWKKITESYGKMVLGYFGKTPAAPDPEIVKLASEQLGLEPTTEDVHDINDRNPELGIEYNKKMLEKDGLPLSEENIFISATCGAKGIAFLKGDGPLGIRYKADVEAEAAKKVMPKAPANAPAAPAPKSSSGNYTVTVDGHAYNVTVAEGSGAVQSIAPVTPAPVASGSAASSGDGTPVESAMPGTVIAIEVEVGDMVNEGDDVLVIEAMKMESPVKAPKSGKVISIEVSSGDAIASGDVLMYIG from the coding sequence ATGAAAAAAATAAAATTTATGGACGTCTCCTTCCGTGACGGGTTTCAGTCCTGTTATGGAGCAAGGGTCAAGACTGATGATTTTCTGCCTGTTCTTGAAGCTGCAGTCAATGCCGGGACGGATAACTTTGAAATCGGAGGCGGTGCGCGTTTCCAGAGCCTGTATTTCTATTGCCAGGAAGATGCTTTTGATATGATGGACCGTGCCCGTGAGGTTGTCGGTCCGGACATCAATCTTCAGACCCTCGCAAGAGGAGCCAATGTTGTCGGTCTGGTTTCCCAGTCCCGGGATATCATCGATCTTCATGCCCGCATGTTCAAGAAGCACGGCATCACAACGATCAGAAACTTCGATGCGTTGATGGATGTGCGAAATATCGCTTACTCGGGTCAGTGCATTCATAATGCCGGATTGAAACATCAGGTCGTTATAGCTCTGATGGGACTTCCTCCCGGATTGAAGGAGACCTATTGCCATACCCCGCAGTTCTATCTGGACAAGCTGAAAGCGATCCTTGATGCAGGTATTCCATATGACAGTGTGGCCTTCAAAGATGCTTCAGGAACGACTACCCCTGCAGTTGTCTATGAGTCTATCAAGGGTGCAAGAAAGATGCTCCCGGAAGGGACCGTCATTGAGTTTCATACTCATGATACTGCAGGTATGGGGGTTGCGTGCAACTTTGCCGCTATTGAAGCGGGAGCCGATATTATCGACCTTGCGATGGCTCCGGTAAGCGGTGGTACCGCTGAGGTTGATATTCTCACCATGTGGCACAGGCTTCGGGGTACCGATTACACTCTCGATATCGATCATGAAAAGATCATTGAGGTCGAGGCGATGTTTATCGATCATATGGATAAGTACTATATGCCGCCCGAAGCCAAAGAGGTTAATCCGGTTATTCCGTTTTCGCCAATGCCCGGTGGTGCTCTGACTGCAAACACGCAGATGATGCGCGACAACAACTCTCTGCATCTTTTCCCCGAAGTGATCAGAAACATGCGGGACGTTGTTGCAAAAGGTGGATACGGTTCTTCGGTTACCCCGGTATCCCAGTTTTATTTTCAGCAGGCATTTGCTAATACCGTTCAGGGGCCATGGAAAAAGATTACCGAAAGTTATGGTAAGATGGTTCTCGGTTATTTCGGCAAGACCCCGGCAGCGCCTGATCCGGAAATTGTCAAACTTGCTTCAGAGCAGCTTGGCCTTGAGCCGACAACAGAGGACGTGCACGATATCAACGATCGTAATCCTGAACTGGGTATCGAGTACAATAAGAAGATGCTTGAGAAAGATGGCCTGCCGCTCAGCGAGGAAAATATCTTTATTTCAGCAACCTGTGGAGCCAAAGGGATCGCATTTCTTAAAGGAGACGGACCTCTCGGCATCCGTTACAAGGCTGATGTTGAAGCTGAAGCCGCCAAAAAAGTCATGCCGAAAGCACCTGCCAATGCGCCTGCCGCACCCGCACCGAAATCATCGAGCGGCAACTATACTGTTACCGTCGATGGCCATGCCTACAACGTGACTGTTGCAGAAGGTAGCGGCGCAGTGCAGTCCATTGCTCCCGTTACGCCGGCACCGGTTGCTTCGGGCAGTGCCGCATCCTCAGGAGATGGGACGCCTGTCGAATCGGCTATGCCCGGAACCGTGATCGCAATAGAGGTCGAGGTCGGTGATATGGTGAATGAGGGTGACGATGTTCTGGTGATCGAAGCAATGAAAATGGAGTCACCGGTCAAGGCACCGAAGTCAGGAAAAGTCATTTCGATAGAGGTTTCCAGCGGTGATGCCATCGCTTCAGGCGATGTGTTGATGTATATCGGTTAA
- a CDS encoding OadG family transporter subunit, which yields MINDGLILLAVGMVVVFLFLLLVTLLIKSMSFLLRDYAAREHKELLEAEAEKRRKKNAKKNKPSISAPAEDSGRLTAVISAAVHAHTSR from the coding sequence ATGATTAACGATGGACTCATACTGCTTGCGGTAGGAATGGTGGTTGTTTTCCTTTTCCTGCTTCTTGTGACTTTACTGATCAAGTCGATGTCGTTCCTGCTCAGGGATTATGCTGCCAGAGAGCACAAAGAGCTTCTGGAGGCTGAAGCTGAAAAGCGAAGAAAGAAGAATGCCAAAAAAAACAAGCCCTCCATCTCAGCCCCTGCTGAAGATTCCGGGCGTCTGACAGCGGTGATTTCAGCCGCAGTTCATGCCCATACAAGCCGTTGA
- a CDS encoding glycoside hydrolase family 65 protein: MLQIAEHGHRDTGDDLAQLLSLSSRPWLLRRAGFSKDPRRLQINETLMTIGNGYLNIRGSLEELPEGSCRGMYINGVYDRSEADVEELVKCPVWTDVSVWIDGLKISPATCRVLRHEQVLDMKKGILHRVSRLRTPSGKILTLSTVKLVCFHAVHHGYMRVSVLAENFSGNIRVLSGLNGDVFNRGFFEGERLKHLHLERIERGRNLMYLEMKTRERQIHIAHAASWRMLEGQSRNVRWEPRIYGEKFTSEMTLSAEKGSLSEFEKFAVVMTSREVKKECMFSESVRELKWFLRKGAFQEIQEHISQWDECWKQADITIEGDCEAQEAIRYNIYQLLINGPRTVGSVGAKFLSSEGYLGHVFWDTEIFVFPFYLYNFPSMARNMLLYRYETLPGALLNAERAGYRGARYGWETATTGEDVTPRFASKLERTIRLIYTGVEEEHIVSDVIYALERYVRVTGDMDFLRQCGLEMIFLTARYWASRVWKEGDGYEIHTVIGPDEFHEHVNNNAYTNFLVRWHLRLAAIVFRHFSRTGDKGFMRVCRNLDLKSTEVSRWSEISRSLKFGIDPDTFLIEQFDGYFSLSDHGVRRHDRKGRPVLPAGITYRTIGKTRLIKQADVLMLFLLFPHSFSSEVKQANYDFYEPRTLHKSSLSHSAHAMVGLDIGDHQHAYRYFMKTVRVDLDNLHGNTDLGIHAAAVGGAWQTVVMGFGGLTLKSDRIVLNPWLPGSWRRLVFRVQWRERIIELDISHEQTLIRIVASREMIVPCTFRNRCFRIRSNIRYVLRDRPLSCSIGED, translated from the coding sequence ATGTTGCAGATTGCAGAGCATGGTCACAGGGATACAGGCGATGATCTGGCACAGCTTCTGTCTCTTTCTTCAAGACCCTGGCTTCTGAGAAGAGCCGGTTTCAGTAAAGATCCGCGCCGATTGCAGATCAATGAGACGCTGATGACTATCGGCAACGGTTACCTCAATATCAGGGGTAGTCTTGAAGAGCTTCCTGAAGGCAGTTGCAGGGGGATGTACATCAACGGGGTCTATGATCGATCCGAGGCTGATGTTGAAGAACTGGTCAAATGTCCTGTCTGGACTGATGTTTCGGTTTGGATCGATGGATTGAAAATAAGTCCGGCAACCTGCCGGGTGTTGCGCCATGAACAGGTTCTGGATATGAAAAAAGGGATATTGCACCGTGTATCCCGTCTGCGAACCCCCTCAGGAAAAATCCTCACGTTGTCAACGGTAAAACTTGTCTGTTTCCATGCCGTTCATCACGGATATATGAGAGTCAGTGTTCTGGCTGAAAATTTTTCGGGCAATATTCGTGTACTGAGCGGTTTAAACGGTGATGTATTCAACCGTGGTTTTTTTGAAGGAGAGCGACTCAAGCATCTCCATCTTGAACGCATTGAGCGTGGTCGAAACCTCATGTATCTTGAGATGAAGACGAGAGAGCGGCAGATTCATATCGCTCACGCTGCATCCTGGCGCATGCTTGAGGGTCAGTCGCGCAACGTTCGGTGGGAGCCGAGAATCTATGGCGAAAAGTTTACCAGCGAAATGACGCTCTCTGCTGAGAAAGGTTCACTCTCAGAGTTCGAGAAGTTTGCTGTTGTCATGACCAGCAGGGAGGTCAAGAAGGAGTGCATGTTTAGCGAATCGGTCAGGGAGTTGAAATGGTTCCTGCGCAAAGGAGCTTTTCAGGAGATTCAGGAGCATATCAGCCAATGGGACGAGTGCTGGAAACAGGCTGATATAACAATAGAGGGTGATTGCGAGGCGCAGGAGGCTATTCGTTACAATATCTATCAGTTGCTGATAAACGGCCCCAGAACGGTCGGGAGTGTCGGTGCGAAGTTTCTGAGTTCAGAAGGCTATCTGGGCCATGTGTTCTGGGATACAGAGATTTTTGTTTTTCCATTCTATCTCTACAATTTCCCCTCTATGGCTCGTAACATGCTGCTTTATCGTTACGAAACACTGCCGGGGGCGTTGCTCAACGCAGAGCGTGCCGGGTACCGTGGCGCCCGGTACGGATGGGAGACGGCAACGACAGGGGAGGATGTTACGCCGAGGTTTGCTTCCAAGCTTGAACGTACTATCCGATTGATTTATACAGGAGTGGAGGAGGAGCACATCGTCTCAGATGTCATTTATGCTCTTGAACGCTATGTCAGGGTCACCGGCGACATGGATTTTCTTCGTCAATGCGGCCTTGAAATGATTTTTCTTACAGCCCGATACTGGGCGAGCCGGGTCTGGAAAGAGGGGGATGGGTATGAAATTCATACCGTTATAGGCCCTGATGAGTTTCATGAGCACGTCAATAACAATGCCTATACCAATTTTCTTGTCCGTTGGCATCTTCGTCTCGCAGCAATTGTTTTCAGGCATTTCAGCCGGACTGGCGATAAAGGTTTTATGCGTGTTTGTCGCAATCTTGACCTCAAGAGTACGGAGGTCTCCAGGTGGAGCGAGATCAGCAGGTCTCTGAAATTCGGAATCGACCCGGATACGTTTCTTATCGAACAGTTCGACGGGTATTTTTCTCTCAGTGACCATGGCGTCAGACGCCATGACAGGAAAGGTCGTCCGGTGCTTCCGGCAGGGATCACGTACCGTACTATCGGAAAGACCCGCCTGATCAAGCAGGCCGATGTGCTGATGCTGTTTCTGCTGTTTCCCCACTCCTTCAGTTCCGAAGTAAAACAAGCCAATTATGATTTTTACGAACCACGCACCCTGCATAAATCATCGTTGAGTCATAGCGCGCACGCAATGGTAGGACTCGATATCGGTGATCATCAGCATGCCTACCGCTATTTTATGAAAACAGTCCGTGTCGATCTTGACAACCTGCATGGCAACACCGATCTGGGCATTCATGCTGCGGCTGTCGGCGGCGCCTGGCAGACTGTCGTGATGGGCTTCGGCGGGTTGACGCTGAAGTCAGACAGGATTGTGCTCAATCCGTGGCTTCCAGGCAGCTGGCGGCGTCTTGTTTTCAGGGTACAGTGGCGGGAACGAATCATTGAGCTGGATATTTCTCATGAACAGACCTTGATCCGGATCGTAGCCTCGAGAGAGATGATCGTTCCCTGCACCTTCCGCAACAGATGCTTCAGGATCAGGAGCAACATCCGATACGTGTTAAGGGATCGTCCATTGTCTTGCTCAATCGGGGAGGATTGA
- a CDS encoding leucine-rich repeat domain-containing protein codes for MEQNTYNRCPVCQFPLTEKSAVCPRCGNDILADITSLDQQSREKHLKIIEEKQAEWYARCVTDNLNCCEMQPSTLSQADCASHRTREGSGKLVDAEIFSLAKQQLLEDHNRIVQWWESLNSDWKEVIKNTLKTSDDPSNQELIKFFDITNLRCDNRRIHSLAPVRVLENLQQLRCDESPVENLEPLSAMRKLQRLYAFDCDFISLEPLRNVTSLKLLWISSTEVSDLSPIEGLVNLEELYCSETPVSDLSPVAELTKLEKISCYKTAIASLKPLARLENLIELGFNHTLVTDLDPLTNLENLEYLRFSNTAISSLDPLAHHINLRELSFNDTGITTLEPLASLPELEEVSFAATAVSSIKPLMELEYIEKIELSKNQIPTDELEQFMDAHPDCEIVIRK; via the coding sequence TTGGAACAAAATACTTATAACAGATGCCCGGTCTGTCAATTTCCTCTGACCGAAAAGAGTGCCGTATGTCCCCGTTGCGGTAACGATATCCTTGCCGATATCACCTCGTTAGACCAGCAATCACGGGAAAAACATCTGAAAATTATCGAAGAAAAGCAGGCTGAATGGTATGCTCGATGTGTTACCGACAATCTCAACTGCTGTGAAATGCAACCATCAACGCTCAGCCAAGCGGATTGCGCAAGCCACAGAACCAGAGAAGGAAGCGGAAAACTTGTCGACGCAGAAATCTTTTCTCTGGCAAAACAACAGCTTCTGGAGGATCACAACAGGATCGTTCAATGGTGGGAATCGCTGAACAGCGACTGGAAAGAGGTGATCAAAAACACGTTAAAAACGTCAGACGATCCATCAAACCAGGAGCTCATCAAGTTTTTTGATATAACGAACCTGCGATGCGATAACCGAAGGATTCACAGTCTTGCACCGGTTAGGGTCCTTGAAAACCTGCAACAGCTTCGCTGTGATGAATCTCCTGTCGAAAACCTCGAACCGCTTTCTGCAATGCGCAAGCTCCAGCGGCTCTATGCGTTCGACTGCGACTTCATTTCTCTTGAACCACTCCGCAACGTCACGAGTCTGAAACTGCTCTGGATCTCCAGCACAGAGGTCAGTGATCTTTCACCGATTGAAGGACTTGTCAATCTCGAAGAACTCTACTGTTCGGAAACGCCGGTGTCAGACCTTTCGCCAGTCGCAGAGCTTACCAAGCTTGAAAAGATAAGCTGTTACAAAACCGCAATAGCCTCTCTCAAACCGCTTGCCAGGCTTGAAAATCTTATAGAACTGGGCTTCAATCATACACTGGTAACCGATCTCGACCCGCTGACAAACCTGGAAAATCTGGAATATCTCCGTTTCAGCAATACTGCGATCAGCAGCCTTGATCCGCTGGCGCATCACATCAACCTGCGCGAACTGAGCTTCAACGACACCGGAATCACCACTCTCGAACCGCTGGCGTCGCTCCCCGAACTCGAAGAGGTCAGCTTCGCTGCTACAGCCGTTTCATCGATAAAACCGCTGATGGAGCTTGAATACATCGAGAAAATAGAACTCTCGAAAAATCAGATTCCAACTGACGAACTGGAACAATTCATGGACGCCCACCCTGACTGTGAAATAGTGATAAGGAAATAA